One segment of Streptomyces sp. NA02950 DNA contains the following:
- a CDS encoding WXG100 family type VII secretion target — translation MSGTQRISDAAFKQFETDLGLVSQGLSTNLRTLINAVATVESAWTGQAGMKFNEKQTALNADHEALRQLIVQIHEAVELTHRSSGANDSEIASTLGKIDVNGADAGGGLGSGKDGLEPGSKVDKY, via the coding sequence ATGTCGGGCACTCAGCGGATTAGTGACGCAGCATTCAAGCAGTTCGAGACCGACCTCGGTCTTGTCAGCCAAGGCCTCTCCACAAACCTGCGTACCCTGATCAACGCCGTCGCCACAGTCGAGTCGGCGTGGACGGGTCAGGCTGGCATGAAATTCAACGAGAAGCAGACCGCTCTGAACGCGGACCACGAGGCATTGCGCCAGTTGATCGTCCAGATTCACGAGGCGGTGGAGCTCACCCACCGGTCCAGTGGCGCGAACGACAGTGAGATCGCCTCCACGCTGGGCAAAATCGACGTCAATGGCGCCGACGCGGGTGGCGGCCTCGGTTCCGGTAAAGACGGTCTCGAGCCGGGCAGCAAGGTCGACAAGTACTGA
- a CDS encoding WXG100 family type VII secretion target, with translation MDIKVTYSSLQDTAGDLDRGAAAVRQQIEDILAAVKKVTAGWEGEAHQMMLAAEKQFHARANHIETTLKDVAAKVRHGSMDYHSTDRRNANLFKDITF, from the coding sequence ATGGACATCAAGGTCACATACTCTTCACTCCAGGACACCGCCGGTGACCTTGATCGAGGCGCTGCGGCGGTGCGCCAGCAGATCGAGGACATCCTGGCTGCGGTCAAGAAGGTGACCGCCGGCTGGGAGGGCGAGGCTCACCAGATGATGCTGGCGGCCGAGAAGCAGTTCCACGCTCGGGCCAACCACATCGAGACCACGCTCAAGGATGTCGCGGCCAAGGTCCGTCATGGCAGCATGGACTACCACAGCACGGACAGGAGGAACGCGAACCTCTTCAAGGACATCACGTTCTGA
- the mycP gene encoding type VII secretion-associated serine protease mycosin, translating into MQAEQMWKVSKGKGITVAVIDTGVNASLPELRGQLLKGSDASRRGTDPHQDPDGHGSNMAGLIAGTGAGGGIQGLAPQAKILPVKASLIDTRTESVGSVIGRAIRYAVDHGARVLNISLASSGEPEFFAKTQAAVNYALKKGSLVFAGAGNDGSKDNLRLYPASLSGVVGVGAIDKNGKATKFSSANDSVSLVAVGEDIAEHCNKSKGICKGQGTSQATALTSASAALIWAKHPKWTNNQVLRVMMQTAAKPKTGEIPSSYVGYGSVRPRKVLLDGEGDPGPASTNPLLAREGATKPNPSPSASKSPDAGSQTQSSGSDAGKQGVQQPDKETKASDGGNGGNTTLWIALGAGVAVVVGGAVAFAVIRRRDAL; encoded by the coding sequence ATGCAGGCCGAGCAGATGTGGAAGGTGAGCAAAGGGAAAGGCATTACCGTTGCCGTCATTGACACGGGGGTCAACGCCTCCCTCCCTGAATTGCGTGGTCAGCTGCTTAAAGGGTCAGATGCGTCCCGCCGGGGAACGGATCCGCATCAGGACCCGGATGGGCATGGGTCGAACATGGCAGGACTCATCGCTGGAACGGGGGCTGGAGGCGGCATACAGGGGCTTGCTCCTCAAGCGAAGATCCTTCCTGTAAAGGCGTCGCTGATCGACACGCGAACTGAATCCGTGGGGTCAGTGATTGGTAGGGCGATTCGGTATGCTGTCGATCATGGGGCGCGGGTTCTCAATATTTCCCTGGCTTCCTCGGGAGAGCCCGAGTTCTTCGCCAAGACCCAGGCTGCTGTGAACTATGCGCTCAAGAAGGGGAGCTTGGTCTTTGCGGGTGCAGGGAACGACGGCAGCAAAGACAACTTGAGGCTCTATCCCGCTTCGCTTTCAGGTGTCGTGGGCGTGGGCGCCATCGACAAGAACGGTAAGGCCACCAAGTTCTCGAGTGCCAATGACAGTGTGTCGTTGGTAGCAGTCGGGGAAGACATCGCCGAGCACTGCAATAAGTCCAAAGGCATCTGCAAGGGGCAAGGCACCAGCCAAGCCACCGCCCTCACCTCCGCCTCCGCCGCCCTCATCTGGGCCAAGCACCCCAAGTGGACCAACAACCAGGTCCTCCGGGTCATGATGCAGACCGCAGCCAAGCCCAAGACCGGCGAGATTCCCAGCAGTTACGTCGGATACGGCTCCGTTCGTCCCCGTAAGGTCCTTCTCGACGGCGAGGGAGACCCTGGCCCCGCCAGTACCAATCCGTTGCTCGCTCGCGAGGGCGCGACGAAACCAAATCCCTCCCCTTCTGCGTCTAAGTCTCCGGACGCTGGATCACAGACACAGTCCTCCGGTTCGGACGCGGGCAAGCAGGGAGTCCAGCAGCCCGATAAGGAGACCAAGGCGAGCGATGGCGGCAACGGTGGCAACACCACGCTGTGGATCGCTTTGGGAGCCGGTGTCGCCGTTGTGGTCGGGGGTGCGGTCGCCTTTGCCGTCATCAGGCGCCGTGATGCCCTATGA